The Candidatus Taylorbacteria bacterium genome has a window encoding:
- a CDS encoding response regulator encodes MKTDEKKNIVLIVEDEVKMLAALSEKFEREGFAVEGAQDGKIGLERALSIKPDIIVLDILMPVKDGLTMLKELRMANEWGKTVPVVILTNLSADNPETIRTVAETEPSYYLVKTDWTINQVVEKVREQLTRHE; translated from the coding sequence ATGAAAACTGACGAGAAAAAAAATATCGTCCTCATCGTCGAAGACGAAGTCAAGATGCTCGCCGCGTTGTCCGAAAAATTTGAGCGAGAAGGGTTTGCAGTCGAAGGCGCTCAAGACGGAAAAATCGGACTTGAACGCGCCCTCTCGATAAAACCCGATATTATCGTTCTGGATATTCTTATGCCCGTCAAAGATGGGCTCACAATGCTGAAAGAATTGCGCATGGCAAATGAGTGGGGCAAGACTGTGCCTGTTGTTATCCTTACCAACTTAAGCGCCGACAATCCCGAGACTATTCGCACGGTCGCCGAAACAGAGCCATCCTATTACCTCGTGAAAACAGACTGGACGATTAACCAAGTTGTGGAGAAGGTGCGTGAACAGCTTACTCGCCATGAGTAG
- a CDS encoding peptidoglycan DD-metalloendopeptidase family protein, whose protein sequence is MKHISILVIIAIAFPLFVNPENVQAETGNKIHNYWRTQLANTVEGSGLDAPVNEAEITNWIDQSASTRSSVKSLGGTRVESLPIPVLFGIDRSDFYPDFGDSRGGGTRTHEGQDLISKTGVPIVTPTDAVVSSVGFGTSAGNYVYTSNQGGETFVYMHMDQPSRLKRGNKISRGDLIGFVGATGNANGGLSHLHFEIRKNGATDPYPRLTGSFTPQEKIDFLNAILEDSPDPEALSNLLAGYFADEFRSIIAQGVTVPPEIMIAMTNRPFAGATVAQGASGDLVLGSSGPGVKTLQTYLIQANKGPAAGVLAGAGATSYFGQLTKNALIEFQLATNISPAQGIYSTNTKSYVSQNPLSTTATTIPAVPASPSATPTLRDLSLGSSGVDVVELQKFLILMNQGPGAYALAGAGATGYFGPMTQRALAEYQTAVSISPASGNFGPITRAFIKNLPVL, encoded by the coding sequence ATGAAGCATATCTCAATTCTCGTCATCATCGCCATTGCATTTCCCCTCTTCGTGAACCCGGAGAATGTCCAAGCTGAGACCGGAAACAAAATCCATAACTACTGGAGGACGCAGTTGGCTAACACAGTCGAAGGCTCTGGGCTCGATGCTCCCGTCAATGAAGCGGAGATAACCAATTGGATTGACCAGTCTGCGTCCACCAGATCGTCCGTAAAATCTCTTGGTGGCACGCGTGTTGAAAGCCTGCCAATTCCCGTCCTTTTTGGCATTGACCGCTCTGACTTTTATCCAGATTTTGGTGATTCACGAGGCGGAGGAACCAGAACTCATGAAGGTCAGGACCTCATATCAAAGACCGGAGTGCCTATTGTCACTCCCACTGACGCGGTAGTTTCGAGCGTGGGCTTCGGAACAAGCGCCGGAAATTATGTCTACACCTCAAACCAAGGAGGAGAAACGTTCGTATATATGCACATGGACCAGCCGTCGCGCCTTAAACGCGGAAACAAAATATCCCGAGGAGACCTTATCGGCTTCGTCGGCGCGACCGGAAACGCGAACGGCGGATTATCTCACCTGCACTTTGAAATACGCAAAAATGGTGCGACCGACCCGTATCCACGGCTCACCGGCTCATTCACCCCGCAGGAAAAAATTGACTTTCTAAATGCCATACTAGAGGATAGTCCGGATCCTGAAGCTTTATCAAATCTCCTTGCTGGTTATTTTGCCGATGAGTTTCGGTCTATCATAGCCCAGGGAGTGACCGTGCCCCCTGAAATAATGATAGCCATGACCAACAGGCCATTTGCCGGCGCCACTGTCGCGCAAGGTGCCTCCGGCGACCTTGTCTTGGGCTCGAGCGGACCCGGCGTAAAAACGCTCCAGACATATCTTATCCAGGCAAACAAGGGTCCGGCGGCAGGAGTCTTGGCAGGCGCAGGCGCCACAAGCTACTTCGGTCAGTTGACTAAAAATGCTTTGATCGAGTTTCAGCTTGCAACAAACATATCGCCAGCCCAAGGAATTTACAGCACGAATACAAAATCTTACGTATCGCAAAACCCTCTCTCAACAACCGCCACCACAATCCCTGCAGTCCCTGCTTCCCCTTCCGCAACACCCACGCTTCGCGACCTTTCCCTAGGCTCAAGCGGAGTTGATGTTGTCGAACTTCAGAAATTCCTCATCCTCATGAATCAGGGACCGGGGGCATACGCTTTGGCGGGAGCGGGAGCGACCGGCTATTTCGGACCGATGACACAGAGGGCGCTCGCCGAATATCAGACTGCGGTTTCCATCTCCCCGGCCTCCGGAAACTTTGGACCCATCACCCGCGCATTCATAAAAAACCTTCCGGTTTTATAG
- a CDS encoding transglycosylase domain-containing protein yields MKSKKLRLLVKIVLGLLAIILIGLWSANRSLDSLYQKAQSQIVLDRNGEIISIRPNSKNYLALYATSTPERVASLLLSKEDRFFYMHPGLNPVSIIEAVFGKLGLGNRRGSSTLNQQLVKLLLEQETDRNLPNKLSEAWDAFAFNLFHRKYETLLAYLNTVYFGNQLQGFQTASRGYFEKNPENLSDEEILQLLTSLGNPSFNNPLLGNNVETARALAKELGISVIDENFVSPEKAGKNVSTFLNQPNFFEIESFITKQNEDAKKIALTIDQPLSNKIREIVRSNMPSLYNRDAHNVGVVVLSLHNNEILSLTGSPDPKSERFGQQINMLLKSRQVASTIKPLVYVNAFARGLRPYTLINDKEYRYVTADGRTLYPKNYDGKYHGIVTASYALANSINVPAIKTLEFFGVNRFADFLRRVGYSQPNIVDEHQLGTALGTIPMTLIELTHFYTIFGNEGNIVPLHLFKDATLNQKVFVGKTIEVIDPPYIQLINKILSDRYLGIDQFGYTSDLNLPVQNYALKTGTSDDFRDSWVIGYTPDFIVGVWVGNADNTSTKQLSGQSGAGEIWSRVMQLMLATNYYKQSTFNFNKIVPVTIEGNESFGLPGDDVSKSRNLLLNSE; encoded by the coding sequence ATGAAGTCAAAAAAGCTTCGTTTGTTGGTGAAAATTGTGCTCGGTTTGCTCGCGATAATACTCATCGGCTTGTGGTCGGCGAATCGTAGCTTGGATAGTCTTTACCAAAAAGCGCAGTCGCAAATCGTGCTTGACCGCAATGGAGAAATAATCTCGATTAGGCCGAATAGTAAAAATTATCTCGCACTCTACGCCACCAGCACCCCGGAAAGGGTGGCGAGTCTGCTCCTCTCAAAAGAAGACCGCTTTTTCTACATGCATCCCGGATTAAATCCGGTGAGCATTATCGAAGCTGTCTTCGGCAAACTCGGTCTAGGCAATCGGCGCGGCTCCAGCACCCTCAATCAACAACTTGTCAAACTCCTGCTTGAACAAGAAACCGACCGGAACCTGCCTAACAAATTGTCTGAAGCGTGGGACGCCTTTGCATTTAATTTATTCCACAGGAAGTACGAAACCCTGCTTGCATATCTCAACACCGTTTATTTCGGCAACCAGTTGCAGGGATTCCAAACTGCAAGCCGGGGCTACTTTGAGAAAAACCCCGAAAACTTGAGCGACGAAGAAATTCTCCAACTCCTCACATCTTTAGGGAACCCGAGCTTCAATAATCCCCTTCTCGGCAACAATGTTGAAACGGCACGAGCTCTTGCGAAAGAACTCGGTATATCGGTAATCGATGAAAATTTTGTGAGTCCAGAAAAAGCGGGGAAGAATGTAAGCACCTTCTTAAACCAGCCAAACTTCTTTGAAATCGAGTCGTTCATTACGAAACAAAATGAGGACGCAAAAAAAATCGCACTCACGATTGACCAGCCACTCTCCAATAAAATTAGAGAAATTGTGAGAAGCAATATGCCCTCGCTATACAATCGAGATGCTCACAATGTGGGGGTTGTGGTGCTGTCCCTTCACAATAACGAAATCTTGAGTCTCACTGGAAGCCCAGACCCAAAATCAGAGAGGTTTGGCCAGCAAATCAATATGCTCCTTAAATCTCGCCAAGTTGCCTCGACCATTAAGCCCTTGGTTTATGTAAACGCCTTCGCTCGAGGACTTCGACCATATACACTCATTAACGACAAAGAATACCGCTACGTTACCGCCGACGGAAGGACTCTCTATCCTAAAAATTATGACGGCAAATATCACGGCATTGTTACCGCAAGTTACGCCTTAGCAAATAGCATCAACGTGCCGGCAATTAAAACTCTGGAATTTTTTGGCGTCAATCGTTTTGCTGATTTTCTCCGCAGGGTTGGATATTCACAACCAAACATTGTGGATGAGCATCAGCTAGGCACCGCGCTCGGCACAATTCCAATGACCTTAATTGAGCTCACTCATTTCTACACCATTTTCGGCAATGAAGGCAACATTGTTCCGCTTCACTTATTCAAAGACGCCACGCTAAATCAGAAAGTGTTTGTGGGCAAAACCATAGAGGTCATTGACCCGCCTTACATTCAACTAATCAATAAAATTTTAAGCGACCGCTACCTCGGCATTGACCAATTCGGCTACACGAGCGACCTGAATTTGCCCGTCCAAAACTATGCACTCAAAACAGGTACCTCTGATGATTTTCGTGATAGCTGGGTCATAGGATATACGCCCGACTTTATTGTTGGTGTCTGGGTTGGTAATGCCGACAATACTTCGACTAAACAACTCTCCGGCCAGAGTGGTGCGGGAGAGATTTGGAGTCGGGTCATGCAACTCATGCTCGCAACTAATTATTACAAGCAAAGCACATTCAATTTCAATAAAATTGTTCCCGTTACTATTGAGGGCAACGAAAGTTTCGGCCTCCCGGGTGATGATGTTTCGAAGTCGAGAAATCTTTTACTGAATAGTGAATAG
- the mltG gene encoding endolytic transglycosylase MltG, producing MKNLDKCLNKRSLVIGGFVFATIVGAFIFWPHEVAPQPQTYFTVNRGDSVFQVANNLKQARLIYGRARFVFPLLLSGKFREIKAGKYLIPAGEDESGIAELLVRGKTAPVAITVIPGFTVNDIARLLSRAGVAKSDEFLRLTMPSESKVGLEGYLYPDTYLFESGESTEKIVKTMTDNFHLHFSPDLTGKSQKRSLEEVVIMASILEKEVKTPEDKKMVAGILWKRLDYKLPLQVDSTGNYFLTRQTKLEYNTYEFVGLPFGPICNPSLASLEAALDPTESPFWYYLSALDGHTIYSHTLGEHLINKAKYLE from the coding sequence ATGAAAAATCTGGATAAATGTTTGAATAAACGCTCGCTTGTCATAGGCGGATTTGTATTCGCAACGATTGTGGGTGCTTTTATTTTCTGGCCTCATGAAGTAGCTCCTCAACCTCAAACGTATTTCACGGTCAATCGCGGGGACTCCGTTTTTCAAGTGGCGAACAATTTGAAGCAGGCGCGATTGATTTACGGACGGGCACGGTTCGTTTTCCCCCTTTTATTGTCGGGCAAGTTCAGGGAGATTAAGGCGGGGAAATATTTAATTCCCGCGGGGGAGGATGAAAGCGGTATCGCGGAATTATTGGTTAGGGGCAAGACTGCGCCAGTTGCGATTACCGTTATTCCCGGGTTTACCGTAAATGATATTGCAAGGTTATTAAGTCGCGCAGGCGTAGCCAAATCGGATGAATTTTTGCGCCTCACCATGCCAAGCGAAAGCAAGGTCGGCTTGGAGGGGTATCTGTATCCCGATACATATTTGTTTGAAAGCGGAGAGTCAACTGAAAAAATAGTGAAGACCATGACGGATAATTTTCACCTTCACTTTTCTCCAGACCTCACGGGGAAGTCTCAGAAACGCAGTCTCGAGGAGGTTGTGATCATGGCTTCAATTTTGGAAAAAGAAGTTAAAACGCCAGAGGACAAGAAAATGGTTGCAGGAATTCTTTGGAAACGCCTCGACTACAAACTACCCCTTCAGGTTGACAGCACCGGCAATTATTTCTTGACTCGCCAGACAAAACTTGAGTATAATACGTATGAATTCGTGGGTTTGCCTTTTGGCCCCATTTGCAATCCAAGTCTTGCCAGTTTGGAAGCCGCTCTCGATCCCACAGAGAGCCCTTTCTGGTACTACTTGAGCGCCTTGGATGGGCATACAATCTACAGTCATACTTTAGGAGAACATCTTATAAATAAAGCAAAATATCTGGAGTGA
- a CDS encoding alpha-2-macroglobulin family protein, translating into MNRKRLIFVALALVIVVGGFFYLRSSPIFHPPQNYEAAYRLVPEKVSRSAAIMVQIPNATTTDFASLSQSVSFDPAIKGEWLKERNGSFVPVANAAEKIQTLYFQPARALDTNKHYAVAVNIGGQILRSDFFVVADPEVLAILPAGDDEVLPNTKISVVFNRPMVPLGRLDQFVSDTPPISVKPATPGRFKWISTNTLQFIPTDALISSAHYTVSVGSGLVSMEGIPVKPRDSTFSTYHLGYYSGAQDYQASAVRGYNQPFLIRFNQPVDLAKTAQEISISDGEKRIPFTAKFGQVLSTDAKQGASREDETTIALYPAGARNWEPGRNYQVAINKAYPASGGDIALTESQTFSYSVDDIIKEIQVSSPRTFESSVARFDPTGTLILNFYEDIDLGKSQIQGAQVANVVYGEKCQTDALECVKVADQSQVIVSFKSNSSKPGDKIQVALNNITSRSGALLSRAEHIDLTVFPPLVIFKVGSKDSLGSVSVCSNNPLAKPADDKPAIESTPEVSDQGWGGSYFLSNQASSDCAVGQFQTSLSGALLPSQIYNLKTHFVDVFGGVADGAYSFTSRAIRAEDYDLQSFQDFEAVTTPEKTKLTYAAKYLREVTATVCKLSALSYFQAQNASRDAALPSCEQSVSKTIPLPTETSGKVSFTLDIKDFYPNPVGNFVVSLDSPLLKKSDSEGERFPTRNFVSVTNLIVTEKSITPLAQNEYESLTLRGDQLGSLQNMYWVIDAGTRIPIAGATVNLYRKGAVVGSAVTNTEGVAFLTPVIGADVAIAFYGADSSIISGDNNRLNYAQSAANIKHLYLYTDKPLYRPGQEINLKGYYRLGYDGFYEAPVGQSLTLNVYDSADTIIKTENLTTKGFGSINTSFVLDPSVALGSYRACVANQCSYFEVLNYAPAAFKVTMKTKSDELLMGEQPEVNIKAEYYFGVPLSVASVKYRTLSQYYYFDKYTKEYFNFNNLSDDVNGDSFYYGDKYIGSGTATLDDEGVATLKPDLKSISSEGNATSKIIIVDATVENQQGHSIGSQASFVLHAAPVYLGSKIDESFVASGAPVTLKLKSVKSNGEVTSFGKIKVDVYRVNWVSTKRDRGLGEFDYSWERMRELVKTEYPSTDGNGDASLNLTITGEGEYEAEVRASSGRAVGSRSWFYLYGGGNVSVRGNDDETSLELVTDKEDLKLGDTGEILIKMPEGSAKALVTIERGKIFEYQVIDIVGSLTRYQFPVVGNYYPNVYVSVVAYAPGRTVRFGSQSFTVASGQKKINLSIESDKKSYNPGDPVTLALNATDESGRGVVAETSLAVVDMSVLALRGNPKKDPLSEFYGHVPLTVQTYSNFKNLLKQIKLDEGGKGGSGSGSSSTGEKRRGVFKEVAFWKSNIVTDNAGHAVVKFTLPDNLTTWQGEAVAMTGDSKVGVAYNEFTTNKLLMVDQLRPRFVVVGDQFSLGATIFNQSEKDFSGTVSVSAPALTLMPGSVASKSLSLKAGASMTLYWPMKLPSDSSITKINYSINANGSGLSDIVDDSFPVHSDSSYEVTATAGQTETSQTEVIYVPDSVRAGVGGVTMRSSATLAIFLPEAVKFLVDYPYGCTEQIASRIRGVALYKQAIALPNVTSAKAPTITYNDREYSLDELVNEGLKSIYARQNSDGGFDLWAGDRQSSYSATLEAVNTFSTLSSAGYSVNADAWSKAATYLYTYYRDPKNVARFDSGDIVALAEALFTRAEFRNNVGISQDLSREIEQSLKDKKIDSGRLLNMGLLLRRYQLFPSFASQIDKMLANRLVIDSRGAFLDGSGNYFGFANDNAVSNTARYISLLTLERDKGVELPNLLRWLTASRERDGAWGSTQYTLDAITAITNYLNWQEETKSTFTLERRVNDKVIDQFAFTPETIMTQVTKFLPLSEFNFGGLNTVSFGKSSASANNKGNIYYDLAFKYYLPAGTLPPRDEGIAVKRNFYTLSDTASEKPVSNAAIGEVVREHLEITVPVTRRQVVLEDFIPAGTEIVDTSLATEDQTLKDVSQEVKNPRLMPNHQELRDDRAALFMDELSPGTYEFDYFVRALIPGTYLQLPAQVSEMYNPENFGRTGASLFTIQ; encoded by the coding sequence ATGAACAGAAAAAGATTGATTTTTGTGGCACTGGCGCTCGTTATTGTCGTCGGGGGCTTTTTCTACTTGCGCTCATCTCCGATTTTTCATCCCCCTCAAAACTATGAAGCGGCATATCGCCTTGTGCCCGAGAAAGTTTCTCGCTCGGCGGCGATTATGGTTCAGATTCCGAATGCCACAACTACCGATTTTGCGAGTCTCTCACAGAGTGTGAGTTTCGACCCGGCGATAAAAGGGGAATGGTTGAAAGAGAGAAACGGTTCTTTTGTCCCAGTAGCCAATGCCGCGGAGAAAATTCAGACACTTTACTTTCAGCCCGCTCGCGCACTTGATACGAATAAGCATTACGCGGTCGCGGTGAATATCGGCGGACAAATATTGCGCTCCGATTTTTTCGTGGTCGCTGATCCTGAAGTGCTTGCAATACTGCCTGCAGGCGACGACGAAGTTTTGCCTAACACTAAGATTAGCGTTGTCTTCAATCGTCCCATGGTTCCGCTCGGTCGTCTCGACCAATTTGTCTCGGACACTCCTCCGATTTCCGTGAAGCCGGCCACCCCCGGTCGTTTCAAATGGATTAGCACGAACACGTTGCAATTTATTCCCACCGACGCCCTTATTTCCTCGGCTCACTATACTGTAAGCGTAGGAAGCGGTCTCGTCTCGATGGAGGGCATACCTGTTAAGCCTCGTGATTCTACTTTTAGCACGTATCACTTGGGTTATTATTCTGGGGCGCAGGATTATCAGGCGTCGGCGGTTCGCGGTTACAATCAACCGTTTCTCATTCGCTTCAATCAGCCGGTTGACCTTGCGAAAACCGCTCAAGAGATTTCCATCAGTGACGGAGAGAAAAGAATTCCTTTTACCGCAAAGTTTGGACAAGTTTTGAGCACTGACGCCAAACAGGGCGCGAGTCGGGAAGACGAGACTACAATCGCGCTCTATCCGGCGGGAGCCAGAAATTGGGAGCCAGGGCGCAACTACCAAGTTGCTATAAATAAAGCGTATCCTGCGTCTGGAGGCGATATCGCCCTTACTGAATCGCAAACATTTTCTTATTCCGTTGACGATATTATTAAGGAAATTCAAGTTTCTTCGCCACGAACTTTCGAGTCGAGTGTTGCGCGATTTGACCCGACCGGCACTTTGATTCTCAATTTTTATGAGGACATTGACCTCGGCAAAAGCCAGATTCAAGGTGCGCAAGTTGCAAACGTGGTATATGGAGAGAAGTGTCAGACTGACGCTCTCGAATGCGTGAAGGTGGCGGACCAGTCGCAAGTAATAGTGTCCTTCAAGAGTAACAGTAGTAAGCCGGGGGATAAAATTCAAGTCGCGCTTAACAACATCACTTCGCGAAGTGGAGCATTGCTTTCCCGCGCGGAGCACATTGACCTTACTGTTTTTCCGCCACTCGTAATCTTCAAAGTGGGTAGTAAAGATAGTTTAGGAAGCGTGAGCGTCTGCTCCAATAATCCGCTTGCAAAACCCGCCGACGATAAGCCCGCTATCGAGTCCACCCCCGAGGTTAGCGATCAGGGATGGGGAGGCTCATACTTTTTGTCGAACCAGGCGAGCTCGGACTGTGCGGTTGGACAATTTCAAACTTCGCTTTCCGGCGCGCTTCTTCCGAGCCAGATTTACAATCTCAAAACTCATTTTGTAGATGTCTTTGGTGGAGTAGCTGATGGCGCGTATTCTTTTACTAGTCGGGCGATTCGCGCGGAAGATTATGATTTGCAAAGCTTTCAAGATTTTGAAGCCGTAACCACTCCCGAGAAGACTAAACTAACCTATGCCGCCAAATATCTCCGGGAAGTAACCGCAACTGTTTGCAAATTGAGCGCTCTCTCTTATTTTCAGGCCCAAAATGCTTCGAGAGATGCCGCACTCCCTTCGTGTGAGCAAAGCGTGAGCAAGACAATTCCACTTCCTACCGAGACATCGGGGAAGGTTTCATTCACCCTCGACATCAAAGATTTTTATCCCAATCCGGTCGGGAATTTTGTCGTCTCTCTCGACAGTCCGCTCTTAAAAAAATCGGATAGTGAAGGCGAGCGATTTCCTACCCGCAACTTTGTCTCTGTCACCAATTTGATAGTTACCGAGAAGAGTATTACTCCGCTCGCTCAAAATGAATACGAATCCCTTACTTTGAGGGGTGACCAACTGGGGAGTTTGCAAAATATGTATTGGGTGATAGATGCGGGAACACGCATTCCGATTGCCGGAGCAACGGTAAATCTCTATCGCAAAGGCGCGGTTGTAGGGAGTGCCGTCACCAACACGGAAGGCGTCGCATTTCTTACTCCGGTTATAGGTGCTGATGTGGCGATTGCCTTTTACGGAGCTGACAGCAGTATTATTTCCGGAGACAATAATCGGCTCAATTACGCGCAGTCCGCGGCAAATATTAAGCATCTCTATCTCTATACCGATAAGCCTCTGTATCGGCCGGGGCAGGAAATTAATCTCAAAGGGTATTACCGTCTCGGGTATGACGGCTTTTACGAAGCACCTGTGGGGCAGAGTCTCACCTTGAATGTGTATGACTCGGCGGATACGATAATTAAAACTGAAAATCTGACCACAAAGGGCTTCGGCTCAATCAACACGAGTTTTGTTCTTGACCCTTCGGTTGCGCTCGGCTCGTATCGGGCATGTGTCGCCAATCAGTGTAGCTATTTCGAGGTTTTAAATTATGCTCCGGCCGCCTTCAAAGTGACTATGAAAACGAAGAGCGACGAACTATTAATGGGAGAACAGCCTGAAGTGAATATCAAAGCCGAGTATTATTTCGGGGTGCCTCTCTCCGTGGCGTCGGTGAAGTACCGAACGTTGAGCCAATACTATTACTTCGATAAGTACACAAAAGAATATTTCAATTTTAACAATTTGTCGGATGATGTTAACGGCGACAGTTTTTATTACGGCGACAAATATATTGGAAGTGGCACGGCGACACTAGACGATGAAGGCGTTGCCACGCTCAAGCCCGACCTCAAGAGTATTTCCTCGGAAGGGAATGCAACCAGCAAAATTATTATTGTTGACGCCACGGTTGAGAATCAGCAGGGTCACAGCATCGGCTCTCAAGCGTCTTTCGTTCTGCACGCGGCACCGGTGTATCTCGGCAGTAAAATTGACGAGTCCTTCGTGGCTTCGGGCGCGCCGGTGACGCTTAAATTGAAGTCAGTCAAATCAAATGGAGAAGTCACTTCGTTTGGCAAAATTAAGGTTGACGTGTACCGCGTCAATTGGGTCTCGACCAAGCGTGATCGCGGTTTGGGGGAGTTTGATTACTCCTGGGAGCGCATGCGCGAGCTTGTGAAGACTGAATATCCGAGCACCGACGGCAATGGCGACGCGAGTTTGAATCTCACGATTACGGGCGAAGGAGAGTATGAGGCAGAGGTCAGGGCTTCAAGTGGTAGGGCGGTAGGCAGTCGCTCCTGGTTTTATCTCTATGGCGGGGGAAATGTCTCGGTGCGTGGAAATGACGATGAAACCAGTCTTGAGCTAGTGACGGATAAAGAGGACCTTAAGCTCGGGGACACCGGAGAGATTTTGATTAAGATGCCGGAAGGGTCTGCCAAGGCACTGGTTACCATTGAGCGAGGCAAGATATTCGAGTACCAAGTCATTGATATTGTAGGCTCGCTTACCCGTTATCAATTTCCGGTCGTCGGCAACTATTATCCAAATGTGTACGTAAGCGTGGTGGCGTACGCCCCCGGTCGCACCGTGCGCTTCGGCAGTCAGAGCTTTACGGTCGCGAGCGGGCAAAAGAAAATTAATCTCTCGATTGAGAGCGATAAAAAATCATATAACCCCGGAGACCCTGTTACCCTTGCATTGAATGCCACCGATGAGAGTGGTCGCGGGGTGGTGGCAGAGACGTCGCTTGCAGTTGTGGACATGAGCGTTTTGGCACTCCGCGGTAATCCCAAGAAAGACCCGCTCTCCGAATTTTACGGTCATGTGCCACTTACGGTGCAAACATATTCAAATTTCAAAAATCTGCTGAAGCAAATTAAACTGGATGAAGGCGGAAAGGGCGGAAGCGGGAGCGGTAGTAGTTCAACCGGCGAGAAGCGCAGAGGCGTCTTCAAGGAAGTCGCGTTCTGGAAGTCAAATATTGTGACCGACAATGCGGGACATGCTGTCGTCAAATTTACTTTGCCGGACAATCTCACCACGTGGCAAGGAGAGGCGGTGGCAATGACCGGGGACAGCAAGGTGGGAGTGGCTTATAACGAATTTACCACCAATAAACTGCTCATGGTGGATCAGTTGAGGCCGAGGTTCGTCGTTGTCGGCGACCAATTTTCTCTCGGAGCCACGATTTTCAATCAAAGCGAGAAAGACTTTTCTGGCACAGTAAGCGTAAGCGCGCCCGCGCTCACGCTTATGCCGGGTTCGGTCGCGTCAAAATCTCTGTCACTTAAAGCTGGCGCTTCGATGACGCTGTATTGGCCGATGAAGTTGCCTTCCGACAGCTCAATAACGAAAATCAATTACTCAATAAACGCGAATGGCTCCGGTCTCTCCGATATCGTTGACGACAGTTTTCCCGTCCATTCGGATTCGTCCTACGAGGTTACAGCCACCGCGGGGCAAACCGAAACCTCTCAAACGGAAGTGATTTACGTTCCCGATTCGGTACGTGCAGGCGTTGGTGGGGTAACGATGCGGAGCTCGGCGACCTTGGCGATATTTTTGCCGGAGGCGGTGAAATTCCTTGTTGACTATCCCTATGGATGCACCGAGCAAATCGCAAGTCGCATACGAGGGGTGGCGCTCTACAAGCAGGCGATTGCGCTTCCAAATGTAACATCCGCTAAAGCGCCGACGATTACCTACAATGATAGAGAGTACTCCCTCGATGAATTAGTAAACGAGGGGCTCAAGTCTATCTATGCTCGGCAAAATTCAGATGGTGGTTTTGACTTGTGGGCGGGCGACAGGCAGTCGAGCTACTCCGCCACCTTGGAAGCAGTCAATACATTTTCGACACTTAGCAGTGCAGGCTACTCGGTAAACGCTGATGCATGGAGTAAGGCCGCCACATATTTGTATACATACTATAGGGATCCAAAAAATGTTGCGCGTTTTGATTCTGGTGATATTGTCGCGCTTGCCGAAGCGCTCTTTACTCGGGCAGAATTTAGAAATAATGTGGGAATCAGTCAGGATCTTTCTCGCGAGATAGAGCAGTCTCTTAAAGATAAAAAAATTGACAGCGGTCGGCTTTTGAATATGGGACTCTTATTGCGCCGATACCAGCTCTTCCCATCCTTCGCCTCGCAGATTGACAAAATGCTTGCTAACAGGCTCGTGATTGATTCGCGAGGCGCCTTTCTCGACGGTTCCGGAAATTATTTTGGTTTTGCAAATGACAACGCTGTGAGCAACACTGCTCGATACATTTCGCTTCTTACCCTTGAGCGCGATAAAGGTGTCGAATTGCCGAACCTCCTGCGATGGCTCACGGCCTCTCGCGAGAGAGATGGAGCATGGGGCTCGACGCAATACACGCTCGATGCCATAACTGCAATCACAAATTATTTGAACTGGCAGGAGGAAACCAAGTCAACATTTACTCTGGAGCGTCGTGTCAATGACAAAGTGATTGACCAGTTTGCTTTTACTCCAGAAACAATCATGACGCAGGTTACTAAATTCTTGCCGTTAAGCGAATTTAATTTTGGAGGCTTGAACACCGTTTCGTTTGGGAAGTCGAGTGCGAGTGCTAACAACAAGGGCAACATTTATTATGACCTCGCTTTCAAGTATTACTTGCCGGCGGGTACTTTACCCCCTCGGGATGAGGGCATAGCGGTGAAGCGCAATTTCTACACTCTTTCTGACACGGCGTCCGAGAAGCCGGTCTCAAATGCCGCGATTGGCGAGGTGGTGCGGGAGCATTTGGAGATTACCGTGCCGGTAACGAGGCGTCAGGTGGTGCTCGAAGATTTTATTCCCGCAGGTACTGAAATTGTGGACACCAGTCTCGCAACCGAAGACCAAACCTTGAAGGACGTTTCGCAAGAGGTCAAAAATCCTAGGCTTATGCCCAATCATCAGGAACTTCGCGACGACCGAGCCGCTCTCTTTATGGACGAACTTTCGCCTGGCACTTACGAGTTTGATTATTTTGTCCGAGCCTTGATTCCGGGGACGTATCTGCAACTGCCTGCGCAAGTTTCCGAAATGTATAACCCGGAGAACTTCGGCCGCACCGGAGCGTCGCTATTCACTATTCAGTAA